One Thermorudis peleae genomic window, CTGGGTTCGTTGCGGCTCGTCTTCGCCCAGTTGAGGTCTTGCGTTATGAATAGACGCTGGATCATTGGGATCGTTGCTGTCCTACTCCTTGTCGGGATCGGCAGCGTGCTGATTGTCCGCAATCATCGCGCATCGTCGGGATCAATCTGGACAGTCAAGCGCGGAACACTGGAAGGAACGATCGAGCTTGATGGACGCATTGCAGCATTGCACCCCATCACGGTCACAAGCAGTATTGACGACCGCGTCCAGATTGTTGCTGTGACACCAGGAGACACGGTTCAAGCCGGGGATATTCTGGTCCAGCTCGACCGCAGACCCATTGATGAGCAAATCATGCAGGCAAAGCAGCAGCTTGAGCAGGCAGAAGCAGCCCTCTCAAGCACCCTTCAGAATACACAAGCCAGTGCTGAAGAGAAGGTGCATGCTGAAGCACAACGCCGGAATGCACAAGCTGCCTATGATCAAGTTCGTGCGAATCTGGCCAAAACCCTGATCGTTGCCCCCGCTGATGGCATCGTCACAGACGTTAACGTCAGTCCTGGAGCACCGGTGAGTGCCGGTGCTGTTGTTGTGACTCTCGCGGCATTCAATGACCTTGGTGTAACGGTAACCATGGACGAGACCGACATCCGCTACCTGAGCACTGGCCAACCCGTTGAGGTGACGGTCGATGCCTTCCCAGGCCAAACATTTCCAGGGACCATCAGCCGCATTAGCCAAGCCGCTCAACAGCAAGGAGGCGTCACGAGCTTTACTGGTCAGGTTGCACTCACACCACAGCCGAATGCGCCGTTACGTCCTGGCATGACCGCTACAGTGCGAGTCCAGGCCATTCTTCGTCGTGATGTGCTCCTTGTTCCAGAGCGCGCATTGCACACTGTCGGACAGCGCACGTTTGTCACCGTTATTGGACCGAACGGCCAGCAGAGTGAGCGTGAAGTGACAGTGGGCTTGCGCAGCAATGGGATGGCGGAGATTGCTGCCGGGCTGAGCGAAGGCGAACGAGTGCTCCTCCCGTAACATAATCACCCCATCTTTAGTCCTGGTCATGACTGAGAAACGTTCCCTATCACGCATCCGCGCCTTACGGTCGATAACGCGAGATGGGGGAAATACTGACTGTGAAGAGCAGGCATGGTATCGCATGACGCTGAATCCGACTGTTCCCTTGGCCACCTTACTACCACCAGAGCCAGCATCATGTGAGGAGACTGGACTCGAGACCAGCTTTCTGCTTGATCTGCTGCTGAAGTTGCTCTACACGCAGGGAGCATTGCCTGCCTATGTCCTCGTCGAACAACTCTGCCTACCCTACCCGCATGTGGTTGAACGTGTGCTGAGCCAAGCCAAGCGCGAAGAACTCATCGAGGTGACGGGAACAAACGGGCTCGGAGAACTTGGCTATCGTTACAGTCTCACCAGCCAGGGAACACGCCGTGCACGCGAAGCTCTCGAACGGAACGGCTATATTGGCCCAGCTCCCGTACCCTTTACCGCCTACCTTGAAGTCGTACGGGAACAATCGCTGCAAAGACTGCGGGTACAGCGCGACGCACTGCTCGCCGCACTCGGTGGCCTACATTTTGAACAATCCCTTCTTGAACAACTCGGCCAAGCGCTCAATAGCGCGCATGCAATTTTCTTGTACGGCAAGCCAGGTAACGGGAAGACAGCGCTCGCGCAACGCTTCGCCGCTATGTTTGGCGGCACGGTTCTTATTCCGCATGCAATCATCATTGACCAGCAAATTATCCGGATCTTCGATCCGCACGTTCACCATGCCATCGAGTTGCCGCGGCGAACGATTGGCGATCGGCGTTGGGTACGGTGCGAGCGTCCAAGCGTCCTCGTTGGCGGTGAATTGACACTTGATGCATTCGATCTGAAGCCTTCGTCCCAACCAGGAGTCATGGAAGCACCAATCCACCTGCGCGCGAATAACGGCGTCCTCATTATCGATGACTTTGGGCGACAAGCATTCCAGCCCCAGGCACTCCTCAACCGCTGGATCATTCCTCTCGAAGAGCGCCGAGATTTCCTGACACTACGCAATGGCAAGCAGATCGAGGTTCCATGGGATGGTCTGCTCGTCCTCTCAACGAACCTTTCACCATCAGCGCTTGCCGACGAAGCTTTTCTGCGAAGAATTCCAGCTAAGATCGCCCTCGGCAACCCTTCAGTACAGCAGTTTGCAAAGATTTTTGAGGATCAGTGTCGAGCATTTGGCATTCCGTTTGACCCAACAGGCTTGGCCTATCTGTTACGTACGCACTATGTGGGCAAACGGGAGCTTCGGGCATGTCACCCGCGTGACATTCTGCGTAACCTTGTTGGCGCAGCACAGTTTCTTGGAATTGAGCCGCGCTTAACACCAGCGCTGATTGACCGTGCGTGCCAGACCTATTTCGTCGATCACGCGCGTTAGGTAGAAAGCAGGCCTGCCCCCGTCACGTTGGTACGGTGTGGCAGGCTCTTCTATGATGTCGAAGATAGGAGAGGCGCTACGGCTGAAAGCCCGGGAAACGGAGATTGACTTCGGGCATAAGTGGATGGGTCTCAGCAGGCCGACCAGCAGCCAGCGATTCGTCAAGAAATTGCTGTAAAAAGACCGGCAACTGGAACGCCGCGCGGTGCACCGCCGGGCTGTAGTAGCGACACGCCGAGATACCGCGCTCGTTCATACGTGCAAGGAGCACAGCCTCGTCAACCGTTGCCGGATCAATCGATCGAGCGCCAAGAGTAAAGCTCCAGGCTCCATCATAGGACTGCACCGTCGTAAGGTATGTGCGAGCGATGGGCAAGACGCGCCGCAGGAGAATATAGGTCGCAGCCGTTTGAGCCGGAAGCAGGAATGGCGATTCAGTTTGCTGGACAACGATCCCGTCATCCGTCAGCATATCAGCAAGTGCCTGATAAAACTCACCAGCAAAGAGCACAGCACCGGGTGTTGTGCCAATCGGATCAGGTCCATCGACGATGATAATGTCATAGCGGGACGGGCGAGCTTGAACAAACGCAAATCCATCCTCAAACCGCAGGTCAACACGAGGATCATCAAAGGCATTGGCGTGAATCGCTGTCAAGTGGCGACGGCAAACCTCAACCACATCGCGGTCGATCTCCACCATCGTCACGCGCTCGACCGTATTGTGCTCAAGCACCCGCCGCAATGCTCCCCCATCGCCGCCGCCGACGATCAGCACCTGCCGTGGCGCAGGGTGAGCAAGCATCGCTGGATGGACGAGCATTTCATGGTAGCAAAACTCATCGCGTTCGGCCGTCTGGATAACGTTGTTCAGAACCAGCGCCCGGCCGAACAGCACCGTATCAAGAACCGCAATCTCCTGGTAGGGCGACGTCCGCCGCTCCAGCGTCTCCCGAACTTTAAGCCAAATACGTTGACTTGGCACTTCAGGGTCGTCAGTATGCCACAGACCACTATCAATCAACGATGACCCCCCTCGTCACTTGCATCACCTCCATCCGCTCCGGATTGAAAAACTCGCGGAGCACTGGGACAGCCGCATCCGGCTGTGTGTGTTCGCCACACGTGAAAATATCAACAGCAGCATAGCCAAGCTCTGGCCATGTGTGAATACTTAGGTGTGACTCCGAGAGGATGGCGATGCCACTCACACCGTTATACGGTTCCCAGGGGAAAATCTGGAGGTCGCGGAGCGTCGCACGGGTTGCTTTCACCGCTTCGCGCAAGGCTTCCTCGATCTTGGGAAGGGAGTCAATATTTTTACATCCCCAGAGCTCGACAATCACATGTCGACCCAGGCTCTTCACTCCCCCTATACCTCCGTTTACTTAGCGAGATCACCCCCCAACGCCCTGTACCACAACTGGGCGCGAACAACGCTCTATCATAGCGCATGAACCCCGAAATGGCAAGCAGGCACCCAGCAGATGGAAGACAAACGAGCACAGTACGGCGATCACCGACCGCTACGCATACTCGTAGCAACGCCAGAGAAGCCTTAGAGCACCCTTCTTGACAAGAGCGGCCTTGTTGCCATTACCGATGACATAACAGAACAGCAAACGTAGCTTGTAGCCAGGCATGATCGAAACGCACAGCCCCAGTAACACACGAGGTTGTCCTCGTTATGTTAACATGCTATACTTGCGGTGAGGGCGGAGCAGATCCCCCTGCCCGTCCTAACCCCAATCCCTTCCCTTCCCTTGGCGCGGAGCACTCTGTCCCCCGGTGCTCCGCGTCGTATTATTCGGGGCACCCAGCAACACCCCAACGTAACACGCGTCCTGGCCGAGCGCCAGTGTGTTGCCCATAGGCAACGACTGGCACGCCATTAACCAGTACCCACTCAATGCCACATGGATACTGATGGGGATTTGCCCATGTCGCCCGCTCCGCAACCGTCGCAGGATCAAAAACGACGATGTCCGCTCGATAACCTGCAACAAGTCGACCACGTTCTTTCAGTCCGAGGCGCATCGCCGGCAACGCCGTCATCTTACGCACCGCTTCGGGCAACGACAGGACACGCTCATCGCGGACATAGTGGCCAAGCACACGGGGGAACGTACCATAGGCACGCGGATGCGGCTTACCACGCGACAGCGGGCCATCGGCAGCAAGCGCCGAGCCATCTGAACCAACCATCACCAGCGGATGCTGCAAAATCGTGCGGACATCCTCTTCGCTCATCGCGAAACGGATGATGCTGACTTCGCCACCAGCTTCTTCCAAGAGTTGCAAGGTCAGCTCGCTCGGATCAAGCCCGCGTTGCGCTGCTATGTCGGCAAGCGATTGTCCCTCAAGCGAGGGATCTGGTGCAAAGGAGGCAATAATCAGGTCAGCGAATGTGCATCCCCGCAAGAGCGGCACCCAGCCATCAACGCCTTCGGTTATCTGCTGTCGTATCAGCGCACGCTGTGTTAGATCCTGCAGCCGCCTCAGGAGTTGTGGTATGCCACCACTCAGCGCCCAAGGCGGCAAGACTGCTGTAAGCGTTGTACTGCTCGCAACATAGGGATATTGGTCGGCCATGACGTCAATGCCGTCGCCTCGGGCCTGTTCAAGCAACCGGAGTAACGCTGGGGCACGGCCCCAGTTCTGCCGACCAGTGGCCTTCAAATGGGAGATCTGGACCGGCACGCCAGCCTGCCGTCCAATGGTTATTGCCTCGTCAATGGCCTCAGCAACCGTATCGCCTTCTCCGCGAATGTGGCTGGCATAGATGCGGCCCATTTCGCGGAGCACGCGAGCCAGTGCAATCAGTTCTTCGGTCTGAGCGTACATACTCGGAGCATAGATCAGTCCTGTCGAAAGACCAAGCGCCCCCTGCTCCAACTCAAGACGAAGTCGTTCTTGCATTTGCCGCAGTTCGACTGGCGTTGGCGGTCGTTGCTCAGTCCCCATGACTGCGGTACGAAGTGAGCCATGGCCGACCAGAAAAGCAACGTTGAGCGCGATTCCGCGCTGTTGGAGCTTGTCCATGAATTCACCAGTCGTCTGCCATGTCCATTGCTGCAGTTCATCATCAACCGGTGCAAGTGCACGTAATCGAGCCTCAACCACTGGTGTTCGTGGGCCAGGCGACGTGCCACAGTTACCGACAACTTCGAGCGTTACTCCCTGCATCACTTTGCTCATTGCCCGGCCGTCAACGAGGAGAGGCA contains:
- a CDS encoding N-acyl-D-amino-acid deacylase family protein, with the protein product MLDLLIRNGTVFDGSGRPGFVADVAIEGNRIVHIGRLESAVARQVIDATGKAVAPGFIDIHTHSELPLLVDGRAMSKVMQGVTLEVVGNCGTSPGPRTPVVEARLRALAPVDDELQQWTWQTTGEFMDKLQQRGIALNVAFLVGHGSLRTAVMGTEQRPPTPVELRQMQERLRLELEQGALGLSTGLIYAPSMYAQTEELIALARVLREMGRIYASHIRGEGDTVAEAIDEAITIGRQAGVPVQISHLKATGRQNWGRAPALLRLLEQARGDGIDVMADQYPYVASSTTLTAVLPPWALSGGIPQLLRRLQDLTQRALIRQQITEGVDGWVPLLRGCTFADLIIASFAPDPSLEGQSLADIAAQRGLDPSELTLQLLEEAGGEVSIIRFAMSEEDVRTILQHPLVMVGSDGSALAADGPLSRGKPHPRAYGTFPRVLGHYVRDERVLSLPEAVRKMTALPAMRLGLKERGRLVAGYRADIVVFDPATVAERATWANPHQYPCGIEWVLVNGVPVVAYGQHTGARPGRVLRWGVAGCPE
- the speD gene encoding adenosylmethionine decarboxylase, translated to MKSLGRHVIVELWGCKNIDSLPKIEEALREAVKATRATLRDLQIFPWEPYNGVSGIAILSESHLSIHTWPELGYAAVDIFTCGEHTQPDAAVPVLREFFNPERMEVMQVTRGVIVD
- a CDS encoding efflux RND transporter periplasmic adaptor subunit gives rise to the protein MNRRWIIGIVAVLLLVGIGSVLIVRNHRASSGSIWTVKRGTLEGTIELDGRIAALHPITVTSSIDDRVQIVAVTPGDTVQAGDILVQLDRRPIDEQIMQAKQQLEQAEAALSSTLQNTQASAEEKVHAEAQRRNAQAAYDQVRANLAKTLIVAPADGIVTDVNVSPGAPVSAGAVVVTLAAFNDLGVTVTMDETDIRYLSTGQPVEVTVDAFPGQTFPGTISRISQAAQQQGGVTSFTGQVALTPQPNAPLRPGMTATVRVQAILRRDVLLVPERALHTVGQRTFVTVIGPNGQQSEREVTVGLRSNGMAEIAAGLSEGERVLLP
- a CDS encoding ATPase AAA, with the protein product MTLNPTVPLATLLPPEPASCEETGLETSFLLDLLLKLLYTQGALPAYVLVEQLCLPYPHVVERVLSQAKREELIEVTGTNGLGELGYRYSLTSQGTRRAREALERNGYIGPAPVPFTAYLEVVREQSLQRLRVQRDALLAALGGLHFEQSLLEQLGQALNSAHAIFLYGKPGNGKTALAQRFAAMFGGTVLIPHAIIIDQQIIRIFDPHVHHAIELPRRTIGDRRWVRCERPSVLVGGELTLDAFDLKPSSQPGVMEAPIHLRANNGVLIIDDFGRQAFQPQALLNRWIIPLEERRDFLTLRNGKQIEVPWDGLLVLSTNLSPSALADEAFLRRIPAKIALGNPSVQQFAKIFEDQCRAFGIPFDPTGLAYLLRTHYVGKRELRACHPRDILRNLVGAAQFLGIEPRLTPALIDRACQTYFVDHAR
- the speE gene encoding polyamine aminopropyltransferase, which encodes MIDSGLWHTDDPEVPSQRIWLKVRETLERRTSPYQEIAVLDTVLFGRALVLNNVIQTAERDEFCYHEMLVHPAMLAHPAPRQVLIVGGGDGGALRRVLEHNTVERVTMVEIDRDVVEVCRRHLTAIHANAFDDPRVDLRFEDGFAFVQARPSRYDIIIVDGPDPIGTTPGAVLFAGEFYQALADMLTDDGIVVQQTESPFLLPAQTAATYILLRRVLPIARTYLTTVQSYDGAWSFTLGARSIDPATVDEAVLLARMNERGISACRYYSPAVHRAAFQLPVFLQQFLDESLAAGRPAETHPLMPEVNLRFPGFQP